The DNA region ATAAGGACGGCCCATCCGTTCCAGAACAGTATTGGAAACATGCTGAATGGGCATATCAATATATGGCATGATATTGGTGTACTTCTCGACCATAACCGGAAATTCATCCGGGAAATGCGCCGGGTGAATGTAATAGAGTCTGAACCATATATCCGGATACGTTGAGGCCAGATGGGTGACAAGCTGTGAGACGGAGCCTCTGCTGCTTTTCCAGCTTCCGGTATCCCCAGAGCGCCCTGTTCCGTAAGGTATCCGGCATCCAGCAGTATGTCCTCAAAACTCCTGTCCTCCCGGCGCCCTCTGATAAGGGGAATTGTGCAATACGCACAATTATTTGAGCACCCCTCGGAAATTTTCAGATATCTGTGATAAATACTTTCAACCGGAACCGGCCCGGAGGAAGCGGAAACGGAGAGATACTTCCTGAGCTCAGCTGTATCACCGGGACCCGTAATCAAATCGAAATCTTCCAGTCCGCCGGAGCTATCGTTACTGTACCTGCCGGGCAGACAACCCGCAAGGATGAGTTTTCTGCCTGGCTTACAGTTTTTCCACTCCACAGCCTCAGCTATCGCTTCAAGCGATTCTTCAACAGCAGGCTGAATGAATGCGCATGTGTTAAGAAGGAGAAGATCCGCTTTTTCAGAGTTATCAGCTATCTCCCAGCCTCCAGCAGAGAAGCAACCGGCAAATGAGTCGGAGTCAGCTTCATTCTTCGGACATCCGAGAGTAAGCAGAAAAACAGAGGGCAACTCTATATCTCCCCCGGATTGATAACTGTATAACCATCAGGAACATCCATATCAAAAATACCCTCGGGAAAACCGCTTTCAATCTCAATATTCCACATGTTATATAATGTGCTGTTGCCGTTTACATCGGTTGTTCCGAACAGGAACGGCAGACTGTCCGATGATGTAAATCCAACTTCCATCCTGATTAAACCCTCGCCGAAATCTCCCTCCAGAAACACAAGCAGGCTGTCATTGTTATATTCAATTGTTACAGCAGCAGATGAATCAGCACATTTTTCTATCATGTGAAGAAAACTCCCCGGTTCCCGTCCCGGATAAATTATCATCTGCCTTATATCAGGTTCAATCGTATAGAAACTTGATCCATCGTATCCTGTTCCAGCGCCCTGTGGATCGGTGTACTTCAGAAGAAACAGATCCGGATGAGCGATGTACATCGTTCCGGAAGATATTTCCTCCTCAAGAGTTAATGCCCAGATATCCGTCTGAGAAAAGAAACCGGTCATGAAAACGGAATTCTGCATCTTCTCAAGCAATGGATCCAGCGGTGAGACAGCGATAATCGAAGATAATAGCGCAATATACAGCATACCTGGTCAATCCTTTCGAAAACCGGAGCAACAGAGATTCAATTAAAATGAAGCATCAACAATTGCATCCGTTCCGATAACGATTACAACTCCCTGATGATGAGGCGCAACAGTCTTGACAATATCCCCACCTGGCTGAATCGGTACTGAAGAGTGCGATGAAAGCCAGGAGGACAATGAATCAGATACAATATTTGCCTGAAGAAGATAACCCTCCGGGTAAAGAACAAGTGTTACATCCGGTGCACCGTAATCCTCAACGATAACAGGTGAAGCACCTGCAGAAATCAAAAGCGCTTCCAGCTGAACAACACTCGCTGATACAGCGGGAGAGCTGACAAGAGCAACATTTGGAAATGGTGTCAATTCATTATGATTCTGATTCACAGGCATAGAAAGATCCGGATTCCCGGACAGTTCAAAATCAATTCTTCGTACTGCAAGCTGTGCATCATGATTAAGAGGTGAATCGGGAAAACGGTAAATGAGGCTGTTGAAGTTCTCTCTGGAACTGGAAAGGCTTCCTCTGAAATACTGCTGGGATGCTCTTGCGAAGATTGACGCATCATCGTCACCAAGGACCAGACCGGACCGATCAACGCTCTCATTTCCCTGACCACAGGAGGTGGCAATCACAAGAAGAATGGCAAGTAAAACAAATAATACTCTATTCATCGCTTTCACCGGTTCCCTCCAGCTCGTCCGGAGTTATAAGGACGTCTCTTGCTTTGCTGCCCTGAAACGGACCCACAACACCCGACTGCTCCAGCATATCGATCAGGCTGGCTGCACGAGAATATCCAACTCTCAGCCTTCTCTGAATAATGGATACTGAACCCTGCTGAGTGTGAACAACAACCTGTTTTGCTTTTTCAAAAAGTGGGTCATCAATCTTTATCGCACATGGATCCATAAGGTTCCCGCCAATATCATCAGGCAGCTCGAATTCAAATGGAATTTCAGGCTGATCTCTTAAATGTTCTACGATTGTTCTGATTTCTTCAGTTGTGATAAACGAACCATGGATTCTAATCGGTTCAGGTGTTGCTGTTGGAAGAAACAGCATATCACCGTTGCCAAGAAGCTTTTCCGCACCATTCATATCCAGAATCGTACGTGAATCAGTTTTTGATTGAACGTTAAACGCGATCCGCGACGGGAAGTTCGCCTTTATCACACCTGTGATAACATCAACTGAAGGTCGCTGTGTTGCAAGAACCATATGAATACCTACAGCTCTGGCCATATGAGCAAGCCTTGCAATGGCCGGTTCCACTTCCCTTGATACGGTAAACATGAGATCGGCCAGCTCATCAATGAATACAACAATAAATGGAATACGTTCATCTTCAGACTCAGGTGAAATTTTTGCATTAAACTCAGTAATGGATCGCACTCCAATTCTGGAGAGTCTTTTGTATCGGGTTTCCATCTCTGATACAAGTGCGTCCAGCAGCA from Candidatus Aegiribacteria sp. includes:
- a CDS encoding outer-membrane lipoprotein carrier protein LolA; amino-acid sequence: MLYIALLSSIIAVSPLDPLLEKMQNSVFMTGFFSQTDIWALTLEEEISSGTMYIAHPDLFLLKYTDPQGAGTGYDGSSFYTIEPDIRQMIIYPGREPGSFLHMIEKCADSSAAVTIEYNNDSLLVFLEGDFGEGLIRMEVGFTSSDSLPFLFGTTDVNGNSTLYNMWNIEIESGFPEGIFDMDVPDGYTVINPGEI